The genome window GTACCCGATGAGGTGGTAATTGGCATGATCAACAGTGCCCTCAGCGACAATAAACAGGCCGCGGGCTTTATTTTCGATGGTTTTCCGCGCACCGTGCCCCAAGCCGCCAGCCTCGACCAACTGCTGGCCCAGCACGATACCGGCGTGTCGTGCATGGTGGCGCTGGAGGTAGCGGAGGAGGAGTTGGTGAAGCGCCTGCTGGAGCGGGGCAAAACCTCGGGCCGCCCCGACGACCAGAACGAGGAGAAAATTCGCAAGCGCGTGACGGTATACAACACCGAAACCGCCCAGGTAGCCGGCTACTACGCCGAGCAGCAGAAATTCCATTCCCTAAACGGCATTGGTGCCATTGATGACATCTTCGGCCAGATCTGTGCCATTCTCGACAAGCACCAGCCCGCCACTACGGAAAGCAGCCGGCAGGCTACCGACGAAGTAAAAGCGTAACTTTGCGGCTGCTACCCCATCGGTAGCGGCAGAATCATCTGTCATCCTGAGCTCAAGCAAAGGACCTTATCCCCTTAGGGCGATGTTCGTTTTACGACTCGTGCCTCCGGAATAAGGTCCTTTGCTACGCTTAGGATGACAGTTGTTTTACTACCCCACCGCAGAGGCAGGGACGAGGAAGAATGTTCGTTCTTCATTCCTACTTCTTCATTCTTCATTCAACAAGTGGCTTCTAATAACTTCATCGACTACGTAAAAATAAATTGCCGTTCGGGGCGGGGTGGGGCAGGTTCGCACCATTTCTTTCGCGCCAAAGGCTTGCCCAACGGCGGGCCCGACGGCGGCGACGGGGGCCGCGGGGGCCACATCATCCTGGAGGGTAACTCTCAGCTCTGGACCCTGCTGCACCTGCAGTATCAAAAGCACCTGATTGCCCAGGCCGGCGAAAACGGCGGCGAAAACCTGCGCACCGGCGCTCAGGGCGACGATATCATCATTCAGGTACCGCTCGGCACCATCGCCCGCGACGCCGAAACCGGCGAGAAAAAGCTGGAAATTACGGAGCACGGCCAGCGCCTGATTCTGACGCCCGGCGGCCGCGGCGGCCTCGGCAACGACCACTTCAAATCCGCCACTAACCAAGCACCCCAGTACGCCCAGCCCGGTGAGCCCGGCATTGACGAATGGGTAGTGCTGGAGCTGAAACTGCTGGCCGACGTGGGCCTGGTGGGCTTCCCGAACGCCGGCAAAAGCACCTTGCTCTCGGTAGTATCGGCGGCCAAGCCTAAGATTGCCGACTACGCCTTCACCACCCTCACGCCCAACTTGGGGGTAGTAGCCTACCGCGACTATAAGTCGTTTGTGATGGCGGATATTCCGGGCATCATTGAGGGAGCTGCGGAGGGTAGGGGCCTGGGGCACCGCTTCTTGCGCCACGTAGAGCGGAACTCCATTTTGCTGTTTATGATCAGCTGCGACTCGCCGGATATAAATGCCGAATATCAAGTGTTGCTCAGTGAGTTAGAGCAGTTTAATCCGGAGCTGCTAGACAAGAAGCGCCTGCTGGCCATTACCAAATCCGACATGCTGGATGAGGAGCTGGAAGCGGAAATCCGGGAAACGCTACCCACCGACCTGCCCACCATCTTCATTTCCAGCCTGACCAACAAGAATATTCAGCCCCTGAAGGATATGATCTGGCAGGCCCTGCACGCCGAAAAGTAGGCCAACACATCCTGGTCCGCCAAGACGGCTGAACTAACTACCTGGCAACTGAAGTTTCAGTGCCACAATGACAGCCAAGTAGGGTTTGGCAGGTTCCTTGTGCCCGAACCCGGCTGTATGTCTTCCCGATTCAACCCATTCCGACGATTCCAAGCGAAAATGGCTGACGATAAAACCCCCCAATCCAACGAATCCCAATTCGACCAGACGGACGCTGCCGCCGACCACGTAGCCGGCGAGTTGACGGAAGAGCCCACTGCCCCCGAGGTTGGGGAAGTAGAAGGTGCCACTACCGCCACGACTGGCTCGAAGACAGATGCTGAGTTGGCTGATTTGAAAGATAAGTACCTGCGCCTAGTGGCGGAGTTCGAGAACTACAAGCGCCGCACCACTAAGGAGCGCGCCGACCTGTTCAAAACCGCTAACCAGGAGCTGATGGTGGCGTTGCTACCCGTGCTGGATGACTTTGACCGGGCCCGCCACCACACCAAGGATACCGAGGATGCCGGCACGGTGCGGGAAAGCATCGACATCATTCATAACAAGCTCCAGAAGACTCTGAACCAGAAGGGCCTGGCCCCGATGGAAGCCAAAGGTGGCGCCTTTGACCCTGATTTGCACGAGGCCATTACTCAGATTCCGGCTCCCTCGGAAGACCTGAAGGGCAAGATTGTAGATGAAGTGGAGAAAGGTTACTACCTCGGCGACAAGGTAATTCGCCACGCCAAAGTGGTACTGGGGCAGTAGAAAAACCAGAACGTCATGCAGAGGCATGTCGCGCATCAAGCGAGTGACCGAAGCATCTCGCGTGGCATCGTTAACACAGTAACTCCATACGTCAGCACGCGAGATGCTTCGGCTGCGCCTCTGCATGACAGCCAAGTATAGTAAGATCATGGCAACGAAGCGAGATTATTACGAGGTGCTGGGCGTAGCCAAAAACGCTTCGGGCGACGAGATTAAGAAGGCCTACCGCAAGGTGGCCATCAAGTATCACCCCGATAAAAACCCCGACGACCCCACCGCCGAAGACAAGTTCAAGGAAGCTGCTGAGGCGTACGAAATTCTGAGCGACGAACAGAAGCGCGCCCGCTACGACCGGTTTGGCCACCAGGCTGGCGGCGGTAACGGGGGCGGCCCGAATATGGAGGACATTTTCTCCCAGTTCGGCGACATTTTCGGGGGCGGCGGCTTCGAGGGCTTCTTCGGGGGCGGTGGCCGCGGCCAGCAAGGCGGCCGGCGCGTGCGCAAGGGCTCCAACCTGCGCATCAAGCTGAAGCTGGACCTGGAAGAGGTGGCCAACGGCGTCGAGAAGAAAATCAAGGTGAAGCGCTACGTGGCCTGCAACACCTGCTCGGGCACCGGCGCCAAAAACGGCACTGACCTAAAAACCTGCGGCACTTGCAACGGCCAGGGTCAGGTGAAGCGCGTGGTGCAAACCATGCTCGGCCAGATGGTTAGCGCCTCTACTTGCCCTACCTGCGAGGGTGAGGGCAAGGTAGTAACCAGCAAATGTGATGTGTGCCACGGCGAAGGTCGGCAGCTGCACGAGGAGGTTATTCCGATCAACATTCCGGCGGGCGTAGCCGAGGGCATGCAGCTGAGCATGAACGGCAAAGGCAACTACCCCGAGCGCGGCGGCGTACCCGGCGACCTACTCATTCAGATTGAGGAGGAGCCGCACGAGCTACTCAAGCGCGACGGCAACAACATCATGTTCGAGCAGTACATCTCGTTCGTGGATGCCTCGCTGGGCGCCAGCATTGAGGTGCCGACCATTGAAGGCAAGGTCAAGATTAAGGTAGACCCCGGCACCCAGCCCGGCAAAATCCTGCGCCTGCGCGGCAAAGGCATCAAGGACATCAACGGTTACGGCCGCGGCGACCAGCTCATCCACCTCAACGTCTGGACGCCGAAAAACGTGACGGGCGAGGAGCGCGAGCT of Hymenobacter sublimis contains these proteins:
- the dnaJ gene encoding molecular chaperone DnaJ, whose translation is MATKRDYYEVLGVAKNASGDEIKKAYRKVAIKYHPDKNPDDPTAEDKFKEAAEAYEILSDEQKRARYDRFGHQAGGGNGGGPNMEDIFSQFGDIFGGGGFEGFFGGGGRGQQGGRRVRKGSNLRIKLKLDLEEVANGVEKKIKVKRYVACNTCSGTGAKNGTDLKTCGTCNGQGQVKRVVQTMLGQMVSASTCPTCEGEGKVVTSKCDVCHGEGRQLHEEVIPINIPAGVAEGMQLSMNGKGNYPERGGVPGDLLIQIEEEPHELLKRDGNNIMFEQYISFVDASLGASIEVPTIEGKVKIKVDPGTQPGKILRLRGKGIKDINGYGRGDQLIHLNVWTPKNVTGEERELLEKLRDSRNFTPNPGKNDKGFFEKVKEYFQ
- the obgE gene encoding GTPase ObgE; translation: MASNNFIDYVKINCRSGRGGAGSHHFFRAKGLPNGGPDGGDGGRGGHIILEGNSQLWTLLHLQYQKHLIAQAGENGGENLRTGAQGDDIIIQVPLGTIARDAETGEKKLEITEHGQRLILTPGGRGGLGNDHFKSATNQAPQYAQPGEPGIDEWVVLELKLLADVGLVGFPNAGKSTLLSVVSAAKPKIADYAFTTLTPNLGVVAYRDYKSFVMADIPGIIEGAAEGRGLGHRFLRHVERNSILLFMISCDSPDINAEYQVLLSELEQFNPELLDKKRLLAITKSDMLDEELEAEIRETLPTDLPTIFISSLTNKNIQPLKDMIWQALHAEK
- a CDS encoding adenylate kinase yields the protein MLNLVLFGPPGAGKGTQSQKLIARYNLVHLSTGDLLRAQITQGTELGLRAKKLMDEGLLVPDEVVIGMINSALSDNKQAAGFIFDGFPRTVPQAASLDQLLAQHDTGVSCMVALEVAEEELVKRLLERGKTSGRPDDQNEEKIRKRVTVYNTETAQVAGYYAEQQKFHSLNGIGAIDDIFGQICAILDKHQPATTESSRQATDEVKA
- a CDS encoding nucleotide exchange factor GrpE; its protein translation is MADDKTPQSNESQFDQTDAAADHVAGELTEEPTAPEVGEVEGATTATTGSKTDAELADLKDKYLRLVAEFENYKRRTTKERADLFKTANQELMVALLPVLDDFDRARHHTKDTEDAGTVRESIDIIHNKLQKTLNQKGLAPMEAKGGAFDPDLHEAITQIPAPSEDLKGKIVDEVEKGYYLGDKVIRHAKVVLGQ